The following proteins come from a genomic window of Pseudomonas sp. MAG733B:
- a CDS encoding carbon-nitrogen hydrolase family protein: MSFAVIQMISQSDVLANLAQARRLLEQAASAGAKLAVLPENFAAMGRRDVADIGRAEALGEGPILPWLKQTARDLKLWIVAGTLPLPPVDQPTAKSHACSLLINDQGETVARYDKLHLFDVDVADNRGRYRESDDYAYGSGVVVADTPVGRVGLTVCYDLRFPELYSELRAAGAELITAPSAFTAVTGAAHWDVLIRARAIETQCYVLAAAQGGTHPGPRETWGHAAIVDPWGRVLAQQDQGEAVLLAERDSSEQASIRARMPVSSHRRFFSQGAQRPASERRI; encoded by the coding sequence ATGTCTTTTGCGGTGATTCAAATGATCAGCCAGAGCGATGTGCTGGCCAATCTGGCCCAGGCCCGGCGTTTGCTCGAACAGGCAGCGAGTGCCGGGGCGAAGCTTGCCGTACTGCCGGAAAACTTCGCCGCCATGGGCCGTCGCGACGTCGCCGACATCGGGCGCGCCGAAGCCTTGGGCGAAGGCCCGATCCTGCCGTGGTTGAAACAGACTGCACGCGACCTCAAGTTATGGATTGTGGCCGGCACGTTGCCGTTGCCGCCGGTGGACCAACCGACGGCCAAGTCGCATGCCTGCTCGCTGTTGATCAATGATCAGGGCGAAACGGTGGCGCGCTACGACAAGTTGCATCTGTTCGATGTCGATGTCGCGGACAATCGCGGCCGTTATCGCGAATCCGATGACTATGCTTATGGCAGTGGAGTGGTAGTGGCTGATACGCCGGTGGGCCGGGTTGGCCTGACGGTCTGTTATGACCTGCGCTTCCCGGAGCTGTACAGCGAGCTGCGTGCGGCCGGTGCGGAACTGATTACCGCGCCGTCGGCCTTTACCGCCGTGACCGGCGCAGCGCACTGGGATGTGCTGATTCGCGCGCGGGCCATCGAGACGCAATGTTATGTGCTCGCGGCCGCCCAGGGCGGGACGCATCCGGGCCCTCGGGAAACCTGGGGGCATGCGGCAATCGTCGACCCGTGGGGGCGAGTGCTGGCGCAACAGGATCAAGGCGAGGCCGTGCTGCTGGCCGAACGCGATAGCAGCGAACAGGCGTCCATACGGGCGCGGATGCCGGTGTCCAGTCACCGGCGCTTTTTCTCGCAGGGCGCCCAGCGACCTGCATCAGAACGACGAATTTAA
- the tldD gene encoding metalloprotease TldD has product MSELLSSVSEHLLAPGGVTIESLQGVLGDLAGPGIDAADLYFQGQISESWALEDGIVKEGSFNLDQGVGVRAQSGEKTGFAYSNAITLEALGAAARAARSISRAGQNGTVQAFTTQDVAQLYAPDNPLEVLTRAEKVDLLKRVDAATRALDPRIQQVTVSMAGVWERILVASTDGGLAADVRPLVRFNVSVIVEQNGRRERGGHGGGGRTDYRYFLAEDRAMGYAREALRQALVNLEAIPAPAGTLPVVLGSGWSGVLLHEAVGHGLEGDFNRKGSSAYSGRMGEMVASKLCTIVDDGTLSGRRGSLSVDDEGTPTECTTLIENGVLKGYMQDKLNARLMGVARTGNGRRESYAHLPMPRMTNTYMLAGESDPEEIIASVKRGIYCANLGGGQVDITSGKFVFSTSEAYLIEDGKITAPVKGATLIGNGPEAMSKVSMVGNDLALDSGVGTCGKDGQSVPVGVGQPTLKIDAITVGGTGS; this is encoded by the coding sequence ATGAGCGAGTTGTTGTCCTCAGTCAGTGAACACCTCCTGGCGCCTGGCGGCGTAACGATCGAAAGCTTGCAAGGTGTGCTCGGCGACCTGGCCGGCCCGGGCATCGATGCCGCGGACCTGTATTTCCAGGGGCAGATTTCCGAGTCGTGGGCGCTGGAAGACGGCATCGTCAAGGAAGGCAGTTTCAACCTCGACCAAGGCGTCGGCGTGCGCGCTCAATCGGGTGAGAAAACCGGTTTTGCCTACAGCAATGCCATCACGTTGGAAGCGTTGGGCGCGGCGGCCCGTGCTGCCCGTTCGATTTCCCGCGCCGGCCAGAATGGCACCGTGCAGGCGTTCACCACTCAGGATGTGGCGCAGCTGTACGCGCCGGACAATCCTCTGGAAGTGCTGACCCGTGCCGAAAAAGTCGATCTGCTCAAGCGCGTCGATGCCGCTACTCGCGCGCTTGACCCACGTATCCAGCAAGTCACCGTGAGCATGGCCGGTGTCTGGGAACGAATTCTGGTGGCGTCCACCGATGGTGGTCTGGCGGCGGATGTGCGGCCGCTGGTGCGCTTCAACGTCAGTGTGATCGTCGAGCAGAACGGTCGCCGTGAGCGTGGCGGCCATGGCGGTGGCGGGCGTACCGATTACCGTTATTTCCTCGCCGAAGACCGCGCCATGGGCTATGCCCGTGAAGCGCTGCGCCAGGCGCTGGTCAATCTCGAAGCGATCCCTGCGCCGGCAGGTACGTTGCCGGTAGTGCTGGGTTCCGGTTGGTCCGGCGTGCTGCTGCACGAAGCGGTCGGCCACGGTCTGGAAGGCGACTTCAACCGCAAGGGCAGTTCGGCCTACAGCGGGCGCATGGGCGAGATGGTGGCCTCCAAGCTGTGCACCATCGTCGATGACGGCACGCTGTCGGGCCGTCGCGGCTCGTTGAGCGTCGACGACGAAGGTACACCGACCGAGTGCACAACGCTGATCGAGAACGGCGTACTCAAGGGCTACATGCAGGACAAGCTCAATGCCCGACTGATGGGCGTGGCCCGCACCGGTAACGGCCGTCGCGAATCGTACGCGCACCTGCCGATGCCGCGCATGACCAACACCTACATGCTCGCCGGCGAAAGCGATCCGGAAGAAATCATCGCCTCGGTGAAGCGCGGCATCTACTGCGCCAACCTCGGCGGTGGTCAGGTGGATATCACCAGTGGCAAGTTCGTGTTCTCCACCAGTGAGGCGTACCTGATCGAGGACGGCAAGATTACCGCGCCGGTCAAAGGTGCAACGTTGATCGGCAACGGCCCGGAAGCCATGAGCAAAGTGTCGATGGTCGGCAACGATCTGGCGCTGGACAGTGGTGTGGGGACGTGTGGCAAGGATGGGCAGTCGGTGCCGGTGGGTGTCGGCCAGCCAACGCTGAAGATTGATGCGATCACCGTGGGTGGCACGGGTTCGTAA
- the yjgA gene encoding ribosome biogenesis factor YjgA: MVDSYDDSLDTGEKSKSQVKRELHALVDLGERLTTLKPDLLGKLPLTDALRRALADAPKHTANIARKRHLQFIGKLMRDQDTDAILVLLDQLDASTRQYNERFHGLERWRDRLIAGDDGVLEKFVVDYPEADRQQLRSLIRQAQHEVAQNKPPASSRKIFKYIRELDETQRGLR; this comes from the coding sequence ATGGTTGATTCTTACGACGACTCCCTCGATACGGGAGAAAAAAGCAAATCCCAGGTCAAACGCGAGCTGCATGCTCTGGTTGACCTCGGCGAGCGCCTTACAACGCTCAAGCCTGACTTGCTTGGCAAACTGCCGTTGACCGACGCTTTGCGCCGGGCCCTGGCCGATGCGCCCAAGCACACCGCGAACATCGCGCGTAAACGGCATCTCCAGTTCATCGGCAAACTGATGCGCGATCAGGACACTGACGCGATTCTGGTTCTGCTCGATCAACTCGATGCCTCCACTCGCCAGTACAACGAACGCTTCCATGGCCTGGAACGCTGGCGCGATCGCTTGATCGCAGGCGACGACGGCGTCCTGGAGAAGTTCGTTGTCGACTACCCGGAGGCCGATCGTCAGCAATTGCGCTCCCTGATCCGTCAGGCCCAGCACGAGGTTGCGCAAAACAAGCCTCCTGCTTCCAGCCGTAAAATCTTCAAGTACATCCGTGAGCTGGACGAGACTCAACGCGGTCTGCGTTAA
- the pmbA gene encoding metalloprotease PmbA: MSAVESVGPQALPALQEQVEQIIAEAKRQGASACEVAVSLEQGLSTSVRQREVETVEFNRDQGFGITLYVGQRKGSASTSASGPDAIRETVAAALAIAKHTSEDEASGLADAALMARDVQDYDLFHQWDITPEQAIEQALACEAAAFAADSRIKNADGTTLSTHQGCRVYGNSHGFIGGYASTRHSLSCVMIAEADGQMQRDYWYDVNRQGNLLADPVSIGQKAAQRAASRLGARPVPTCEVPVLFSAELAGGLFGSFLSAISGGSLYRKSSFLEGTLGQKLFPEWLTIDERPHLMRAMGSAGFDGDGLATYAKPFVEKGELVSYILGTYSGRKLGMPSTANAGGVHNLFVTHGDEDQAALLRRMGRGLLVTELMGQGLNMVTGDYSRGAAGYWVENGEIQFAVQEVTIAGNMRDMFKQIVAVGNDLELRSNIRTGSVLIERMTVAGS, translated from the coding sequence ATGAGTGCAGTTGAAAGCGTCGGCCCACAAGCATTGCCGGCACTGCAGGAGCAAGTCGAGCAGATCATCGCTGAAGCCAAGCGTCAGGGCGCCAGTGCCTGTGAAGTGGCGGTGTCCCTGGAGCAGGGCCTGTCGACTTCGGTGCGCCAGCGTGAAGTCGAAACCGTCGAATTCAATCGTGATCAGGGTTTCGGCATCACCTTGTATGTCGGCCAGCGCAAAGGCTCGGCCAGCACGTCGGCCAGTGGTCCGGACGCCATTCGTGAAACGGTTGCTGCTGCATTGGCAATCGCCAAGCACACCTCGGAAGACGAGGCCTCGGGCCTGGCGGACGCGGCGCTGATGGCGCGTGACGTGCAGGACTACGACCTGTTCCACCAATGGGATATCACCCCGGAGCAAGCCATCGAACAGGCACTGGCTTGCGAAGCGGCGGCGTTTGCCGCCGACAGCCGGATCAAGAACGCCGACGGCACCACCCTCAGCACCCACCAGGGCTGCCGTGTCTACGGCAACAGCCACGGTTTTATCGGCGGCTATGCATCGACCCGACACAGCCTGAGTTGCGTGATGATCGCCGAGGCCGACGGCCAGATGCAGCGCGATTACTGGTACGACGTGAACCGTCAGGGCAATTTGCTGGCGGATCCGGTGAGCATCGGCCAAAAAGCCGCGCAACGGGCGGCCAGCCGTCTTGGTGCGCGTCCTGTACCGACCTGCGAAGTGCCGGTGTTGTTTTCCGCGGAGTTGGCCGGTGGCTTGTTCGGCAGTTTCCTCTCGGCGATTTCCGGTGGCAGCCTGTATCGCAAGTCGTCGTTCCTCGAAGGCACGCTGGGCCAGAAGCTGTTCCCTGAGTGGCTGACCATCGACGAGCGTCCGCACCTGATGCGTGCCATGGGCAGTGCGGGGTTCGATGGCGATGGTCTGGCGACCTATGCCAAACCGTTCGTCGAAAAAGGCGAGCTGGTGTCGTACATCCTCGGCACCTATTCCGGGCGCAAACTCGGCATGCCGAGCACCGCCAATGCCGGCGGCGTGCACAACCTGTTCGTCACCCATGGCGATGAAGACCAGGCAGCTTTGTTGCGTCGCATGGGCCGTGGTTTGCTGGTGACCGAACTGATGGGCCAGGGCCTGAACATGGTGACCGGCGATTACTCCCGCGGCGCGGCGGGCTACTGGGTCGAGAACGGTGAAATCCAGTTCGCGGTCCAGGAAGTGACCATCGCCGGCAACATGCGCGACATGTTCAAGCAGATCGTTGCGGTGGGTAATGACCTGGAGTTGCGCAGCAACATTCGCACAGGTTCCGTGTTGATCGAGCGGATGACGGTGGCGGGTAGCTAA
- a CDS encoding FagA protein, which yields MSSALHEQPYLESWRWMSRQIRCAMNPDEPRLIDHYLAEGRYLACCTATSSWTIAETSFRLLLDTAADVALPWHWRTYCLDQAWRPLRELERLSLCKCRLKRWQSYTWQLATCELQPSIPLTELVQGFTDDQDTY from the coding sequence ATGAGTTCTGCCTTGCACGAGCAGCCGTACCTCGAAAGCTGGCGCTGGATGAGTCGCCAGATCCGTTGCGCGATGAACCCCGACGAACCTCGCCTGATCGACCACTACCTGGCCGAAGGCCGGTATCTGGCTTGTTGCACGGCAACCTCATCCTGGACCATCGCCGAAACTTCCTTCCGCTTGTTGCTCGACACCGCCGCCGATGTCGCGCTGCCCTGGCACTGGCGCACTTACTGCCTGGACCAGGCGTGGCGTCCGCTGCGCGAACTCGAACGCCTCTCTTTGTGCAAGTGCCGCCTCAAGCGCTGGCAGAGCTACACCTGGCAACTGGCGACCTGCGAGTTACAGCCCTCGATTCCCCTAACTGAACTGGTGCAAGGATTTACAGATGACCAAGACACGTATTGA
- a CDS encoding class II fumarate hydratase, whose protein sequence is MTKTRIERDSMGELQVPEDALYGAQTQRAVDNFPISGKPMPVQFIRALILAKAAAARANIELKQISEAQGKAIADAAQGLLEGDFMQHFPVDIFQTGSGTSSNMNANEVIATLASRLLGEPVNPNDHVNCGQSSNDIIPTTIHVSAALALHEQLLPALTGLVQVIERKAEEVHHHVKTGRTHLMDAMPVRMSQVLNGWAQQLKANIVLLQGLQPSLQSLAQGGTAVGTGVNAHPEFAARFSQQLSKMTQVQFTPGVDLFALIGSQDTAVAVSGQLKATAVSLMKIANDLRWMNSGPLAGLGEIELEALQPGSSIMPGKVNPVIPEATAMVAAQVIGNDTVITIAGQSGNFELNVMLPIIAQNLLSSIELLANSSRLLGEKAIASFKVNEDRIKQALSRNPILVTALNPIIGYQKAAEIAKKAYQQGRPVIDVALEHTDLSRSQLEELLNPEKLTAGGV, encoded by the coding sequence ATGACCAAGACACGTATTGAGCGCGACAGCATGGGCGAACTTCAGGTCCCGGAAGACGCCCTTTACGGCGCACAAACCCAGCGTGCGGTGGATAACTTTCCCATCAGCGGCAAACCGATGCCCGTGCAGTTCATCCGCGCGTTGATCCTGGCCAAGGCCGCCGCCGCCCGCGCCAACATCGAACTCAAGCAGATCAGCGAAGCCCAGGGCAAAGCCATCGCTGATGCGGCTCAAGGTCTGCTCGAAGGCGATTTCATGCAGCACTTCCCGGTGGATATCTTCCAGACCGGTTCCGGCACCAGTTCCAACATGAACGCCAACGAAGTGATTGCCACCTTGGCCAGCCGTCTGCTCGGCGAACCGGTGAACCCGAACGATCACGTCAACTGCGGCCAAAGCAGCAACGACATCATTCCGACCACCATCCACGTCAGCGCGGCGCTGGCATTGCACGAGCAGTTGCTGCCGGCCCTGACCGGTCTGGTGCAGGTGATCGAGCGCAAGGCTGAGGAAGTCCATCACCACGTCAAAACCGGCCGCACCCACTTGATGGACGCCATGCCGGTGCGCATGAGCCAGGTCCTCAATGGCTGGGCGCAACAGCTCAAGGCCAACATCGTCCTTTTGCAGGGCTTGCAGCCAAGCCTGCAATCGTTGGCCCAGGGCGGCACGGCAGTGGGTACCGGCGTCAATGCGCATCCCGAATTCGCCGCGCGTTTCAGCCAGCAGCTGAGCAAGATGACCCAGGTTCAATTTACGCCGGGCGTGGATCTGTTTGCGCTGATCGGTTCCCAGGACACCGCCGTTGCCGTCTCCGGTCAGCTCAAGGCCACCGCCGTATCGCTGATGAAAATCGCCAACGACCTGCGCTGGATGAACTCCGGCCCATTGGCCGGCTTGGGCGAAATCGAGCTGGAAGCCTTGCAACCGGGTTCTTCGATCATGCCTGGCAAGGTCAACCCGGTGATCCCGGAAGCCACTGCCATGGTCGCTGCCCAAGTGATCGGCAACGACACGGTGATCACCATCGCCGGTCAGTCGGGCAACTTCGAACTGAACGTGATGCTGCCGATCATCGCCCAGAACCTGCTGAGCAGCATTGAGTTGTTGGCCAATTCCAGCCGTTTGTTGGGCGAAAAGGCCATCGCCAGCTTCAAGGTCAATGAAGACCGCATCAAGCAAGCGTTGTCTCGCAACCCGATTCTGGTGACCGCACTCAACCCGATCATTGGTTACCAGAAAGCCGCCGAAATCGCCAAGAAGGCCTATCAGCAAGGCCGCCCGGTGATCGACGTTGCGCTGGAACACACCGACCTGTCGCGCAGCCAGCTGGAAGAGCTGCTCAACCCGGAAAAACTCACCGCAGGCGGCGTGTAA
- a CDS encoding superoxide dismutase, which yields MAFTLPALPYAYDALEPHIDAQTMETHYTKHHQTYINNLNAAVEGTEFAEWPVEKLVAAVQQLPEKLRAAVINQGGGHANHSLFWEVMAPHCGGKPEGALARAIDEQLGGLDSFKEAFTKAALTRFGSGWAWLSVTPQKTLVVESSGNQDSPLMNGNTPILGLDVWEHAYYLQYQNRRPEYISAFYNVINWPEVAARYQAALV from the coding sequence ATGGCTTTTACCTTGCCTGCCTTGCCGTATGCCTATGACGCCCTGGAGCCGCACATCGATGCGCAGACCATGGAGACCCACTACACCAAGCACCACCAGACCTATATCAACAACCTGAACGCTGCGGTCGAAGGCACTGAGTTCGCCGAATGGCCGGTGGAGAAACTGGTGGCCGCTGTGCAGCAACTGCCGGAAAAACTCCGCGCGGCGGTGATCAATCAAGGCGGTGGCCACGCCAATCATTCGCTGTTCTGGGAAGTCATGGCGCCTCACTGTGGCGGCAAACCCGAAGGCGCGCTGGCCAGGGCCATCGACGAGCAACTGGGCGGCCTCGACAGTTTCAAAGAGGCTTTCACCAAAGCCGCACTGACCCGATTCGGCAGTGGCTGGGCCTGGTTGAGCGTGACGCCGCAGAAAACGCTGGTCGTGGAAAGCAGCGGTAACCAGGACAGCCCATTGATGAACGGCAATACGCCGATCCTCGGTCTGGATGTGTGGGAGCACGCCTATTACCTGCAATATCAGAACCGCCGCCCGGAATACATCAGCGCGTTCTACAACGTGATCAACTGGCCTGAAGTCGCTGCGCGCTATCAGGCTGCGCTGGTTTAA
- a CDS encoding ZIP family metal transporter yields MGTETLAIGSGRMFRYAFGSLLLLAGMSLLVAHGLEWLDLEPKLSRALQGGAICALGTALGAVPVLVIRRMPQALSDSLLGFGAGVMLAATAFSLIVPGIAAAENLGMTPWAASGLICFGIMLGAFGLFLVDRKVSGASPEMLIGTVEHPVIPPRIWLFVFAIIAHNIPEGMAVGVSAGGGMPDADSLAMGIALQDVPEGLVIALVLAGAGMSRFKAFLIGAASGLVEPVFALLCAWLVSLAELLLPLGLALAAGAMLLVVTHEVIPESRRHGHDKLASLGLLVGFCLMMVMDTALA; encoded by the coding sequence ATGGGCACTGAAACACTGGCGATCGGAAGTGGGCGAATGTTTCGTTACGCATTTGGATCGCTGCTTCTGCTGGCGGGCATGAGCTTGTTGGTAGCGCACGGGCTGGAGTGGCTGGATCTGGAACCGAAGCTGTCGCGGGCGTTGCAAGGTGGTGCGATCTGCGCCCTCGGCACCGCGCTTGGGGCGGTGCCGGTGCTGGTGATCCGCCGCATGCCCCAGGCACTCAGCGATTCCTTGCTGGGCTTCGGTGCCGGAGTGATGTTGGCCGCGACGGCGTTTTCGCTGATCGTGCCAGGCATTGCTGCGGCAGAGAACCTTGGCATGACGCCGTGGGCGGCCAGCGGCCTGATCTGCTTTGGCATCATGCTCGGCGCATTCGGCCTGTTTCTGGTGGATCGCAAAGTGTCCGGCGCGTCGCCGGAGATGCTCATTGGCACTGTAGAACACCCGGTGATTCCGCCGCGCATCTGGCTGTTCGTGTTCGCGATCATCGCCCACAATATTCCCGAAGGCATGGCGGTGGGTGTCTCGGCGGGTGGCGGTATGCCGGATGCCGACAGTTTGGCGATGGGCATTGCCTTGCAGGATGTGCCGGAGGGATTGGTGATTGCCTTGGTGCTGGCCGGGGCAGGGATGTCGCGGTTCAAGGCGTTCCTGATCGGTGCTGCTTCAGGTTTGGTCGAACCGGTGTTCGCGTTGTTGTGCGCGTGGCTCGTCAGCCTGGCCGAACTGTTGTTGCCTTTGGGGCTGGCCTTGGCGGCCGGGGCCATGTTGCTGGTGGTCACCCACGAAGTCATTCCTGAGTCGCGTCGACACGGTCATGACAAACTGGCCAGCCTTGGGTTGCTGGTCGGGTTCTGTTTGATGATGGTGATGGATACCGCGCTCGCTTAG
- a CDS encoding HPr family phosphocarrier protein, with protein sequence MPALEIEIINKLGLHARASAKFVGVAGQFKDCTIRVGRTPETTVDGKSIMAMMMLAAGKGTKIHLSTEGEQEQEALDALVALINNYFDEGE encoded by the coding sequence ATGCCTGCTCTGGAAATCGAAATCATCAACAAGCTGGGCCTGCACGCTCGGGCGTCTGCAAAATTCGTTGGAGTTGCCGGTCAGTTCAAGGACTGCACGATCAGGGTCGGACGCACACCAGAGACTACAGTCGACGGCAAAAGCATCATGGCCATGATGATGCTCGCTGCCGGCAAGGGCACAAAAATTCATCTGAGTACGGAAGGCGAGCAGGAGCAGGAAGCACTGGACGCGCTGGTGGCCCTGATCAACAACTACTTCGACGAAGGCGAATAA
- the rapZ gene encoding RNase adapter RapZ produces MRLIIVSGRSGSGKSTALDVLEDNGYYCIDNLPAGLLPELAERALIHTELSQPLVAVSIDARNLPSHLSRFPELLEEVRSRHIQCDVLYLDADAETLLKRFSETRRRHPLSSPNRSLAEAINDETSLLGPIADLADLKVDTTNLNLYQLGDTIKLRLLNQPEPGTAFLIESFGFKRGMPVDADLVFDVRCLPNPYWKPELRAQSGLDQPVAEYLAAQPDVEEMFQDISAYLLKWLPRFAASNRAYVTIAIGCTGGHHRSVYLTERLGKTLQQSLKNVQVRHRDLS; encoded by the coding sequence ATGCGCTTGATCATCGTCAGCGGTCGCTCCGGCTCAGGTAAAAGTACCGCCCTCGATGTTCTTGAGGACAACGGTTACTACTGCATCGACAACTTGCCTGCCGGGTTACTGCCGGAATTGGCTGAACGTGCGCTTATCCACACTGAGCTGTCACAGCCGCTGGTAGCCGTGTCCATCGATGCACGCAACCTGCCCAGCCATCTGTCGCGGTTTCCAGAGCTGCTGGAAGAAGTCCGCAGCCGGCACATCCAGTGCGATGTCCTGTACCTGGATGCCGACGCGGAAACCCTGCTCAAACGCTTTTCGGAAACCCGTCGTCGCCACCCGCTGAGCAGCCCCAATCGCTCACTGGCCGAGGCGATCAACGATGAAACCAGCCTGCTCGGACCGATTGCCGACCTGGCCGACCTCAAGGTAGACACGACTAACCTGAACTTGTATCAGTTGGGCGATACCATCAAGTTGCGCCTGCTGAACCAGCCGGAGCCCGGCACGGCTTTCCTGATCGAGTCTTTCGGCTTCAAGCGTGGCATGCCGGTCGACGCCGATCTGGTGTTCGACGTGCGTTGCCTGCCCAATCCCTACTGGAAGCCGGAACTGCGCGCGCAGTCCGGGCTTGATCAACCGGTTGCCGAGTACCTGGCGGCACAACCGGATGTCGAGGAGATGTTCCAGGACATTTCCGCGTACCTGCTTAAATGGTTACCCCGGTTTGCCGCCAGTAACCGTGCTTATGTCACCATTGCAATCGGTTGTACCGGCGGGCATCACCGCTCCGTCTACCTGACCGAACGCCTGGGCAAGACCCTGCAGCAATCCCTGAAGAACGTCCAGGTCCGCCACCGCGACCTCAGCTAA
- the ptsN gene encoding PTS IIA-like nitrogen regulatory protein PtsN, with protein MIRLESILTPGRSLVNVPGGSKKKALEQIANLIHREVPDLAMQDVFESLVAREKLGSTGFGNGIAIPHCRLKGCNAPISALMHLDAPIDFDAIDGAPVDLLFVLLVPEAATDAHLELLRQIASMLDRKEVREKLRSAPSNEALYQVVLDEQNGH; from the coding sequence ATGATCCGACTTGAAAGCATCCTGACCCCCGGCCGTTCCCTGGTGAACGTGCCGGGCGGCAGTAAAAAGAAAGCCCTCGAGCAAATTGCCAACCTCATCCATCGCGAAGTGCCGGATCTGGCCATGCAGGATGTCTTCGAGAGCCTGGTCGCCCGTGAAAAACTCGGTTCAACCGGTTTTGGCAACGGCATCGCCATCCCCCACTGCCGTCTCAAGGGCTGTAATGCGCCCATCAGTGCCTTGATGCACCTTGACGCCCCTATCGATTTCGACGCCATCGATGGTGCACCGGTTGACCTGTTGTTCGTTCTACTGGTCCCGGAAGCCGCTACCGATGCGCACCTGGAACTGTTACGCCAGATCGCCAGCATGCTCGACCGCAAGGAAGTGCGCGAAAAACTGCGCAGCGCCCCGAGTAATGAAGCCTTGTATCAGGTTGTCCTGGACGAGCAAAACGGTCATTAA
- the raiA gene encoding ribosome-associated translation inhibitor RaiA produces the protein MQVNISGHQLEVTEPLRTYIGEKLERLERHFDKITNVQVTMTVEKLKQKIEATLHIPGNEVVANAEHTDMYAAIDALTDKLDKQLKKHKEKTQSLLQGATGR, from the coding sequence ATGCAAGTCAACATCAGTGGACACCAACTGGAAGTGACCGAACCTCTTCGCACTTACATCGGCGAAAAACTCGAACGATTAGAGAGGCATTTCGACAAGATCACCAACGTGCAGGTCACGATGACGGTCGAAAAGCTCAAGCAGAAAATCGAAGCCACGCTGCATATTCCCGGCAATGAAGTGGTCGCCAACGCGGAACATACCGATATGTACGCGGCGATCGACGCACTGACCGACAAGCTGGATAAACAACTCAAAAAGCATAAGGAAAAGACCCAGAGCCTCCTCCAGGGCGCTACCGGTCGTTAA